A genomic region of Denticeps clupeoides chromosome 9, fDenClu1.1, whole genome shotgun sequence contains the following coding sequences:
- the map2 gene encoding microtubule-associated protein 2 isoform X8 yields MADGRQPEDSTPEWASPGAQGSSSPAAHGENGFFSSYRACQPAGAAASGPNYTAAKENGFNGDLATGHAVTAGAFSQGFSCIEQVSALIVQEVTAEAVAVLKGEQELHPDTAVRLPSVEDSTNLPPSPPPSPAAEHFGPLEQDVGDEEVAGPLRRFQNSRERCKFLAPSISVSVPEDDPYHSDEEYYEHPLFSPEWTRSGSRPSGQAAAFRQIEEEETLEALTAAEEEETAEAAATAAAVEEQEEQWSGDEPEQGTPDELLDQAEVLSEPQALPCLQAGPELEAASVATEDSNGRTDEAGWEESPEEGLKMDSDRPGRERTAPTGMDFAELERQLENVQHVTSNDQTHADDTPQASSQQSDTLSGQTSVEKQPLPEGLDSICIKSQPETHKGKVDEEPFWMPGGRKIEATVTVQSSDASVKKSTEIKGKVESAVLDKHGDVIKDKSGMSAYFETTTLKEDEVRVPGEGYYELSTAGNEKRVPSPPSQPEISYSALAQTQPAEDSRKSASEEQTILPPLDRKDDCRLSPGKLALEQRSYSLNIPIGGMDPGQGRPRNFTPLATDIMSYTSGSLDESADYLPVTTPSVEKLPAFPPLILESSASVTMPSSTPPLVTTNSSKTSPQTESPESPIPPKYYKNGTVMAPDLPEMLDLAGTRSRLMSENTDPEIMRRKSVPADVTALISDSLAQVALCDQSQKAAKSDGQLEDLGYCVFSEYSGPMPSPADAHSPMDSPPQIFTTMPSEEKDAGPAVTAESPKDKIDNVYKEPETLDKSLASVDKDVFATDDLKEQIAESMESPDQTSSEVGQTQADFFVTPTVTVTVDDSKAFGDRASFISTEIDAEIADYERQIRKLEMEDRPLSVEEERELQELREKVKNKPDLVHQEAYEEVDAEDVYQLTGVAKDRIARPIRPSPASSVESTTEEEKVNLEPERAKQPEITEAKLKEAMKLSTEKISVEAAETKKEEKPQDIVPQMKEDTEEHAKEKLIEEKTQPILEKPEEPTEPVAEKPDQINHPDLEKLEQSPEPVVFEMPEHIESADKMPEETIQNIPDKPDEFVLKNTEESAEAVCEVPEVPVGHAVKKPEEPIQPVLEKPEEPTAHILEKAGEHSPTLKAEVPTSPALEEHVPVCSAHEKSQEEKVEENLDMDEDIELAEEPQEFLLEPEMKPLEKKEEIPVPSVKEEAHEKEKDHEVLEGAGAPAEEPIEPCAAIESVVTVEDDFITVVQTIEEGEQPGHSVRFSAPPEEEAVQRLHQEEEEEDMEEESVELAQEVEMEAASLEEIPDVPEAAESPASPAKESEVVPESEMPTESYDDYKDETTIDDSILDSSWIDTQDDDRSMATEKIEPLPKVLSPAKKQVAEKPVKQKAKGVRVKGRVSTPERKPVRKEPLPLPREDIKKKKAVIKKAELPKKTEPQTRSPSRKSVLKTTVRHPRPAQHHVCAKRKPTVSADGRQPLSVARHSRDRTSIPIPSPLTKIPTSMSRVVAVLPPRPSSACSEPKKIPLLEAEVHGPRPSSAGPHDSISPNRYIAQDGGSRSPEKRSSLPRPASILTRRHHPAEPEESSTSITSSGSTAPRRPTWTETSRSRSARSGNSTPRTPGSSAITPGTPPSYSCRTPGTPGTPKSISLLSQEKKVAIIRTPPKSPATTPKQLRVINQPLPDLKNIRSKIGSTDNIKYQPKGGQVQIQSKKMNLSHVTSKCGSLDNIRHRPGGGNIRIESVKLDFKEKAHAKVGSLDNAHHTPGGGNIQIESHKLSFRDSAKARVDHGAEIVVQSPGLSPQHHSHMSSSGSINMLESPQLATLAEDVTAALAKQGL; encoded by the exons ATGGCAGACGGTCGGCAGCCCGAAGACAGCACGCCAGAGTGGGCATCTCCTGGAGCCCAGGGCTCCTCGTCCCCCGCTGCCCACGGCGAGAACGGCTTCTTCTCCTCCTACAGGGCGTGCCAGCCTGCTGGGGCAGCGGCGTCGGGCCCCAACTACACCGCTGCTAAAGAGAATGGCTTCAATGGTGACCTCGCCACCGGACACGCAGTGACAGCAG GTGCGTTTTCACAAGGCTTTTCATGCATCG AGCAAGTGTCGGCGCTGATCGTACAGGAGGTCACAGCTGAGGCGGTAGCCGTGCTGAAGGGAGAGCAGGAACTTCATCCGGACACGGCCGTGAGGCTTCCGTCAG TTGAAGATTCTACCAACCTGCCACCGAGTCCTCCACCATCTCCTGCTGCTGAGCATTTTGGACCCCTGGAGCAAG ATGTAGGGGATGAGGAGGTGGCTGGGCCTCTCCGACGCTTCCAAAATTCTCGAGAGAGGTGCAAGTTCCTCGCCCCCTCCATCTCTGTGTCTGTGCCCGAAGATGACCCCTACCACTCCGACGAGGAGTACTATGAGCACCCCTTGTTCAGCCCTGAGTGGACACGGTCTGGCTCTCGCCCGTCAGGGCAAGCCGCCGCATTTAGACAGATCGAAG AAGAAGAGACCTTAGAGGCTCTTACAgctgctgaggaggaggagactgcagaagcagcagcaacagcagcagctgttgAGGAGCAAGAGGAGCAGTGGAGTGGGGACGAACCTGAACAGGGGACCCCAGATGAGCTCCTAGATCAGGCAGAGGTCTTAAGTGAACCCCAGGCCCTGCCCTGTCTGCAGGCCGGGCCTGAGCTGGAGGCAGCTAGTGTTGCCACTGAAGACTCTAATGGGAGAACGGATGAGGCAGGGTGGGAGGAGAGCCCTGAGGAAG GCTTGAAGATGGACTCAGACAGGCCTGGGAGAGAGAGGACTGCACCCACTGGCATGGACTTTGCTGAGTTAGAGAGACAACTAGAGAATGTCCAGCACGTCACTTCTAATGACCAGACCCATGCTGATGACACTCCTCAGGCCTCATCTCAGCAATCTGACACTCTGTCTGGACAAACAAGTGTCGAGAAACAGCCCTTACCCGAAGGTCTGGACTCAATCTGTATAAAATCTCAGCCAGAGACACATAAAGGGAAGGTGGATGAAGAACCTTTTTGGATGCCAGGAGGAAGGAAAATAGAAGCAACTGTGACTGTCCAGTCATCAgatgcatctgtaaaaaaaagcactgaaatTAAGGGAAAGGTGGAAAGTGCAGTTCTTGACAAACATGGCGATGTCATTAAAGACAAGTCTGGCATGTCCGCCTACTTTGAGACAACAACTTTAAAGGAAGATGAAGTCAGAGTGCCAGGGGAAGGTTATTATGAGTTGAGCACAGCGGGAAATGAAAAGCGAGTCCCGTCTCCTCCCTCTCAACCTGAAATAAGTTACAGTGCACTGGCTCAGACACAGCCTGCAGAGGACAGTCGGAAGAGCGCTTCAGAAGAGCAAACCATTCTTCCGCCACTTGATAGGAAGGATGATTGTCGGCTCTCACCAGGAAAACTGGCCTTGGAGCAAAGAAGTTACTCCCTTAATATTCCCATTGGAGGCATGGATCCCGGTCAAGGCCGTCCAAGAAATTTCACTCCATTAGCTACAGATATCATGTCTTATACCAGTGGAAGCCTGGATGAGTCTGCTGACTATCTGCCAGTCACAACTCCATCTGTGGAGAAACTCCCTGCTTTCCCTCCCCTGATCCTGGAGAGTTCAGCCTCTGTCACCATGCCatcctccacaccacccctgGTAACTACCAATAGTTCAAAGACCAGCCCTCAGACAGAGTCTCCAGAGTCACCCATTCCTCCAAAGTACTACAAAAATGGGACAGTGATGGCTCCGGATCTTCCTGAAATGCTTGACCTGGCAGGTACCCGGTCAAGGTTGATGTCCGAAAACACAGACCCTGAGATAATGAGGAGGAAGTCTGTCCCTGCAGATGTTACTGCCCTGATAAGCGACTCTTTAGCTCAGGTAGCTCTATGTGACCAGAGTCAGAAAGCTGCAAAAAGTGATGGTCAGTTAGAGGACCTTGGCTACTGTGTCTTTAGCGAATATTCCGGCCCTATGCCTTCTCCTGCTGATGCTCACAGTCCAATGGATTCGCCACCTCAGATATTTACTACAATGCCATCAGAAGAAAAGGATGCAGGTCCTGCAGTAACagctgagagtcctaaagacaAAATAGATAATGTCTACAAAGAGCCCGAAACACTTGACAAATCTCTGGCTTCAGTTGACAAAGATGTGTTTGCAACGGATGATCTGAAAGAACAAATAGCTGAGAGTATGGAATCTCCAGATCAGACTAGTTCTGAAGTGGGGCAGACCCAAGCTGACTTTTTTGTTACCCCAACAGTGACAGTAACTGTAGATGATTCGAAGGCTTTTGGTGACAGAGCCAGCTTTATTTCAACAGAAATAGATGCGGAGATAGCTGATTATGAAAGGCAAATCCGTAAACTTGAAATGGAAGACAGACCACTGAGTGTGGAAGAGGAACGTGAGCTGCAGGAACTGAGGGAGAAAGTGAAAAACAAGCCTGACCTTGTGCACCAGGAGGCCTACGAGGAGGTAGATGCTGAGGACGTATATCAGCTTACGGGAGTAGCAAAAGACAGGATCGCAAGACCCATAAGACCATCTCCTGCATCATCAGTAGAGAGTACTACAGAGGAGGAAAAAGTAAACCTCGAGCCAGAGAGGGCCAAACAACCTGAAATAACTGAAGCCAAATTAAAAGAAGCCATGAAATTATCTACAGAAAAGATATCAGTAGAAGCGGCTGAGACTAAAAAGGAAGAGAAACCTCAGGATATAGTACCACAGATGAAAGAAGACACAGAAGAACATGCCAAAGAGAAACTGATTGAGGAGAAAACTCAACCCATACTTGAAAAGCCCGAGGAGCCTACTGAACCAGTTGCTGAAAAGCCAGACCAAATAAATCATCCTGATCTTGAAAAGCTAGAGCAGTCTCCTGAACCAGTTGTTTTTGAAATGCCAGAACATATTGAGTCTGCTGACAAAATGCCAGAGGAGACTATCCAAAACATTCCTGACAAGCCAGATGAGTTTGTTCTAAAAAATACTGAAGAATCAGCTGAAGCTGTTTGTGAAGTGCCAGAGGTTCCTGTTGGACATGCTGTCAAAAAGCCAGAGGAGCCTATCCAGCCAGTTCTTGAAAAGCCAGAAGAGCCTACTGCACATATTCTTGAAAAGGCAGGGGAGCATAGTCCCACTCTTAAAGCAGAGGTACCTACCTCACCTGCTCTTGAGGAACATGTTCCTGTTTGCAGTGCACATGAAAAGTCACAGGAGGAGAAGGTGGAAGAGAACTTGGACATGGATGAGGACATTGAATTAGCTGAGGAGCCACAGGAGTTTCTGCTGGAACCAGAAATGAAGCCTTtagaaaagaaagaggagatACCTGTCCCCAGTGTTAAGGAAGAGGCACATGAGAAGGAAAAGGACCATGAGGTATTGGAAGGAGCTGGTGCCCCAGCAGAGGAACCAATAGAGCCTTGTGCTGCCATCGAGTCTGTAGTCACCGTGGAGGATGATTTCATCACAGTCGTGCAGACCATTGAAGAGGGAGAGCAGCCAGGGCACAGCGTGCGCTTCTCTGCCCCTCCAGAAGAGGAAGCTGTGCAGAGGCTCcatcaggaggaagaggaggaggatatGGAGGAGGAGTCTGTTGAATTAGCACAGGAAGTTGAGATGGAAGCAGCCAGTCTGGAGGAGATTCCTGATGTCCCGGAAGCTGCTGAGTCCCCTGCCTCACCTGCGAAGGAGTCAGAGGTTGTACCCGAGTCTGAAATGCCTACTGAAAGTTATGATGACTACAAGGATGAGACTACTATTGATGATTCTATCTTAGACAGCTCCTGGATAGATACTCAAG ATGATGACAGGAGCATGGCCACTGAGAAAATTGAGCCTCTACCCAAAGTGCTGAGTCCTGCGAAAAAGCAAGTAGCTGAGAAACCTGTAAAGCAGAAAGCCAAGGGGGTCAGGGTAAAGGGTCGAGTGTCCACTCCTGAGCGAAAGCCAGTGCGTAAAGAGCCTCTTCCCCTTCCCCGGGAGGacataaagaagaaaaaag CTGTGATTAAGAAGGCTGAACTCcctaaaaaaacagaacctCAGACTCGCTCTCCCTCCCGGAAAAGTGTTCTAAAGACTACAGTCAGACATCCTAGGCCTGCCCAACATCATGTGTGTGCTAAGAGGAAACCCACAG TTTCTGCTGATGGACGGCAACCACTCAGTGTGGCGAGACACTCACGGGACAGGACTTCT ATCCCCATCCCCTCTCCACTAACAAAGATCCCCACATCTATGTCACGCGTGGTGGCTGTCCTTCCGCCACGCCCCAGCTCTGCCTGCTCCGAACCTAAAAAAATCCCTCTACTGGAGGCTGAGGTGCATGGGCCACGCCCTTCCTCTGCTGGCCCCCATGACTCCATCTCACCAAACAGATACATAGCACAG GATGGAGGCTCACGGAGCCCAGAGAAGAGGTCATCCCTGCCCAGGCCTGCCTCCATCCTGACCCGACGCCATCACCCGGCCGAGCCTGAGGAGAGCTCCACCTCCATCACCAGTTCTGGGTCCACAGCTCCACGCCGGCCCACAT GGACAGAGACGTCCCGGTCCCGCTCGGCCCGCAGTGGCAACTCCACACCCCGTACTCCTGGCTCTTCAGCCATCACCCCTGGCACCCCACCCAGCTACTCCTGCCGCACCCCGGGAACCCCCGGCACACCCAAATCCATCAGCCTGTTGTCCCAGGAGAAGAAAGTGGCCATCATTCGCACACCGCCCAAGTCCCCCGCCACCACACCCAAGCAGCTACGCGTCATCAACCAGCCACTACCCGACCTGAAGAACATTAGGTCCAAGATCGGCTCCACGGACAACATCAAGTATCAGCCAAAAGGGGGGCAG GTTCAAATTCAGAGCAAGAAGATGAACCTGAGTCATGTGACGTCCAAGTGTGGCTCGCTGGATAATATTCGCCATCGGCCAG GAGGTGGAAATATTCGCATTGAAAGTGTGAAGCTGGACTTCAAAGAAAAAGCCCACGCTAAAGTGGGCTCTCTTGATAATGCCCACCACACCCCTGGTGGAGGAAACATCCAG ATTGAGAGCCACAAGCTTTCATTTCGGGACTCAGCTAAGGCCCGTGTGGACCATGGAGCTGAGATTGTTGTCCAGTCACCAGGGCTGTCCCCACAGCACCATAGCCACATGTCGTCCTCTGGCAGCATCAATATGCTCGAGTCCCCTCAGCTGGCCACCCTGGCAGAGGATGTCACCGCTGCCCTGGCCAAGCAGGGCTTGTGA
- the map2 gene encoding microtubule-associated protein 2 isoform X9 yields the protein MADGRQPEDSTPEWASPGAQGSSSPAAHGENGFFSSYRACQPAGAAASGPNYTAAKENGFNGDLATGHAVTAGAFSQGFSCIEQVSALIVQEVTAEAVAVLKGEQELHPDTAVRLPSVEDSTNLPPSPPPSPAAEHFGPLEQDVGDEEVAGPLRRFQNSRERCKFLAPSISVSVPEDDPYHSDEEYYEHPLFSPEWTRSGSRPSGQAAAFRQIEEEETLEALTAAEEEETAEAAATAAAVEEQEEQWSGDEPEQGTPDELLDQAEVLSEPQALPCLQAGPELEAASVATEDSNGRTDEAGWEESPEEGLKMDSDRPGRERTAPTGMDFAELERQLENVQHVTSNDQTHADDTPQASSQQSDTLSGQTSVEKQPLPEGLDSICIKSQPETHKGKVDEEPFWMPGGRKIEATVTVQSSDASVKKSTEIKGKVESAVLDKHGDVIKDKSGMSAYFETTTLKEDEVRVPGEGYYELSTAGNEKRVPSPPSQPEISYSALAQTQPAEDSRKSASEEQTILPPLDRKDDCRLSPGKLALEQRSYSLNIPIGGMDPGQGRPRNFTPLATDIMSYTSGSLDESADYLPVTTPSVEKLPAFPPLILESSASVTMPSSTPPLVTTNSSKTSPQTESPESPIPPKYYKNGTVMAPDLPEMLDLAGTRSRLMSENTDPEIMRRKSVPADVTALISDSLAQVALCDQSQKAAKSDGQLEDLGYCVFSEYSGPMPSPADAHSPMDSPPQIFTTMPSEEKDAGPAVTAESPKDKIDNVYKEPETLDKSLASVDKDVFATDDLKEQIAESMESPDQTSSEVGQTQADFFVTPTVTVTVDDSKAFGDRASFISTEIDAEIADYERQIRKLEMEDRPLSVEEERELQELREKVKNKPDLVHQEAYEEVDAEDVYQLTGVAKDRIARPIRPSPASSVESTTEEEKVNLEPERAKQPEITEAKLKEAMKLSTEKISVEAAETKKEEKPQDIVPQMKEDTEEHAKEKLIEEKTQPILEKPEEPTEPVAEKPDQINHPDLEKLEQSPEPVVFEMPEHIESADKMPEETIQNIPDKPDEFVLKNTEESAEAVCEVPEVPVGHAVKKPEEPIQPVLEKPEEPTAHILEKAGEHSPTLKAEVPTSPALEEHVPVCSAHEKSQEEKVEENLDMDEDIELAEEPQEFLLEPEMKPLEKKEEIPVPSVKEEAHEKEKDHEVLEGAGAPAEEPIEPCAAIESVVTVEDDFITVVQTIEEGEQPGHSVRFSAPPEEEAVQRLHQEEEEEDMEEESVELAQEVEMEAASLEEIPDVPEAAESPASPAKESEVVPESEMPTESYDDYKDETTIDDSILDSSWIDTQDDDRSMATEKIEPLPKVLSPAKKQVAEKPVKQKAKGVRVKGRVSTPERKPVRKEPLPLPREDIKKKKAVIKKAELPKKTEPQTRSPSRKSVLKTTVRHPRPAQHHVCAKRKPTVSADGRQPLSVARHSRDRTSDGGSRSPEKRSSLPRPASILTRRHHPAEPEESSTSITSSGSTAPRRPTSFRTEVRAEYRTGRAHSIAGRTETSRSRSARSGNSTPRTPGSSAITPGTPPSYSCRTPGTPGTPKSISLLSQEKKVAIIRTPPKSPATTPKQLRVINQPLPDLKNIRSKIGSTDNIKYQPKGGQILILNKKLDLSHIQSKCGSKDNLKHSPIGGNVQIQSKKMNLSHVTSKCGSLDNIRHRPGGGNIRIESVKLDFKEKAHAKVGSLDNAHHTPGGGNIQIESHKLSFRDSAKARVDHGAEIVVQSPGLSPQHHSHMSSSGSINMLESPQLATLAEDVTAALAKQGL from the exons ATGGCAGACGGTCGGCAGCCCGAAGACAGCACGCCAGAGTGGGCATCTCCTGGAGCCCAGGGCTCCTCGTCCCCCGCTGCCCACGGCGAGAACGGCTTCTTCTCCTCCTACAGGGCGTGCCAGCCTGCTGGGGCAGCGGCGTCGGGCCCCAACTACACCGCTGCTAAAGAGAATGGCTTCAATGGTGACCTCGCCACCGGACACGCAGTGACAGCAG GTGCGTTTTCACAAGGCTTTTCATGCATCG AGCAAGTGTCGGCGCTGATCGTACAGGAGGTCACAGCTGAGGCGGTAGCCGTGCTGAAGGGAGAGCAGGAACTTCATCCGGACACGGCCGTGAGGCTTCCGTCAG TTGAAGATTCTACCAACCTGCCACCGAGTCCTCCACCATCTCCTGCTGCTGAGCATTTTGGACCCCTGGAGCAAG ATGTAGGGGATGAGGAGGTGGCTGGGCCTCTCCGACGCTTCCAAAATTCTCGAGAGAGGTGCAAGTTCCTCGCCCCCTCCATCTCTGTGTCTGTGCCCGAAGATGACCCCTACCACTCCGACGAGGAGTACTATGAGCACCCCTTGTTCAGCCCTGAGTGGACACGGTCTGGCTCTCGCCCGTCAGGGCAAGCCGCCGCATTTAGACAGATCGAAG AAGAAGAGACCTTAGAGGCTCTTACAgctgctgaggaggaggagactgcagaagcagcagcaacagcagcagctgttgAGGAGCAAGAGGAGCAGTGGAGTGGGGACGAACCTGAACAGGGGACCCCAGATGAGCTCCTAGATCAGGCAGAGGTCTTAAGTGAACCCCAGGCCCTGCCCTGTCTGCAGGCCGGGCCTGAGCTGGAGGCAGCTAGTGTTGCCACTGAAGACTCTAATGGGAGAACGGATGAGGCAGGGTGGGAGGAGAGCCCTGAGGAAG GCTTGAAGATGGACTCAGACAGGCCTGGGAGAGAGAGGACTGCACCCACTGGCATGGACTTTGCTGAGTTAGAGAGACAACTAGAGAATGTCCAGCACGTCACTTCTAATGACCAGACCCATGCTGATGACACTCCTCAGGCCTCATCTCAGCAATCTGACACTCTGTCTGGACAAACAAGTGTCGAGAAACAGCCCTTACCCGAAGGTCTGGACTCAATCTGTATAAAATCTCAGCCAGAGACACATAAAGGGAAGGTGGATGAAGAACCTTTTTGGATGCCAGGAGGAAGGAAAATAGAAGCAACTGTGACTGTCCAGTCATCAgatgcatctgtaaaaaaaagcactgaaatTAAGGGAAAGGTGGAAAGTGCAGTTCTTGACAAACATGGCGATGTCATTAAAGACAAGTCTGGCATGTCCGCCTACTTTGAGACAACAACTTTAAAGGAAGATGAAGTCAGAGTGCCAGGGGAAGGTTATTATGAGTTGAGCACAGCGGGAAATGAAAAGCGAGTCCCGTCTCCTCCCTCTCAACCTGAAATAAGTTACAGTGCACTGGCTCAGACACAGCCTGCAGAGGACAGTCGGAAGAGCGCTTCAGAAGAGCAAACCATTCTTCCGCCACTTGATAGGAAGGATGATTGTCGGCTCTCACCAGGAAAACTGGCCTTGGAGCAAAGAAGTTACTCCCTTAATATTCCCATTGGAGGCATGGATCCCGGTCAAGGCCGTCCAAGAAATTTCACTCCATTAGCTACAGATATCATGTCTTATACCAGTGGAAGCCTGGATGAGTCTGCTGACTATCTGCCAGTCACAACTCCATCTGTGGAGAAACTCCCTGCTTTCCCTCCCCTGATCCTGGAGAGTTCAGCCTCTGTCACCATGCCatcctccacaccacccctgGTAACTACCAATAGTTCAAAGACCAGCCCTCAGACAGAGTCTCCAGAGTCACCCATTCCTCCAAAGTACTACAAAAATGGGACAGTGATGGCTCCGGATCTTCCTGAAATGCTTGACCTGGCAGGTACCCGGTCAAGGTTGATGTCCGAAAACACAGACCCTGAGATAATGAGGAGGAAGTCTGTCCCTGCAGATGTTACTGCCCTGATAAGCGACTCTTTAGCTCAGGTAGCTCTATGTGACCAGAGTCAGAAAGCTGCAAAAAGTGATGGTCAGTTAGAGGACCTTGGCTACTGTGTCTTTAGCGAATATTCCGGCCCTATGCCTTCTCCTGCTGATGCTCACAGTCCAATGGATTCGCCACCTCAGATATTTACTACAATGCCATCAGAAGAAAAGGATGCAGGTCCTGCAGTAACagctgagagtcctaaagacaAAATAGATAATGTCTACAAAGAGCCCGAAACACTTGACAAATCTCTGGCTTCAGTTGACAAAGATGTGTTTGCAACGGATGATCTGAAAGAACAAATAGCTGAGAGTATGGAATCTCCAGATCAGACTAGTTCTGAAGTGGGGCAGACCCAAGCTGACTTTTTTGTTACCCCAACAGTGACAGTAACTGTAGATGATTCGAAGGCTTTTGGTGACAGAGCCAGCTTTATTTCAACAGAAATAGATGCGGAGATAGCTGATTATGAAAGGCAAATCCGTAAACTTGAAATGGAAGACAGACCACTGAGTGTGGAAGAGGAACGTGAGCTGCAGGAACTGAGGGAGAAAGTGAAAAACAAGCCTGACCTTGTGCACCAGGAGGCCTACGAGGAGGTAGATGCTGAGGACGTATATCAGCTTACGGGAGTAGCAAAAGACAGGATCGCAAGACCCATAAGACCATCTCCTGCATCATCAGTAGAGAGTACTACAGAGGAGGAAAAAGTAAACCTCGAGCCAGAGAGGGCCAAACAACCTGAAATAACTGAAGCCAAATTAAAAGAAGCCATGAAATTATCTACAGAAAAGATATCAGTAGAAGCGGCTGAGACTAAAAAGGAAGAGAAACCTCAGGATATAGTACCACAGATGAAAGAAGACACAGAAGAACATGCCAAAGAGAAACTGATTGAGGAGAAAACTCAACCCATACTTGAAAAGCCCGAGGAGCCTACTGAACCAGTTGCTGAAAAGCCAGACCAAATAAATCATCCTGATCTTGAAAAGCTAGAGCAGTCTCCTGAACCAGTTGTTTTTGAAATGCCAGAACATATTGAGTCTGCTGACAAAATGCCAGAGGAGACTATCCAAAACATTCCTGACAAGCCAGATGAGTTTGTTCTAAAAAATACTGAAGAATCAGCTGAAGCTGTTTGTGAAGTGCCAGAGGTTCCTGTTGGACATGCTGTCAAAAAGCCAGAGGAGCCTATCCAGCCAGTTCTTGAAAAGCCAGAAGAGCCTACTGCACATATTCTTGAAAAGGCAGGGGAGCATAGTCCCACTCTTAAAGCAGAGGTACCTACCTCACCTGCTCTTGAGGAACATGTTCCTGTTTGCAGTGCACATGAAAAGTCACAGGAGGAGAAGGTGGAAGAGAACTTGGACATGGATGAGGACATTGAATTAGCTGAGGAGCCACAGGAGTTTCTGCTGGAACCAGAAATGAAGCCTTtagaaaagaaagaggagatACCTGTCCCCAGTGTTAAGGAAGAGGCACATGAGAAGGAAAAGGACCATGAGGTATTGGAAGGAGCTGGTGCCCCAGCAGAGGAACCAATAGAGCCTTGTGCTGCCATCGAGTCTGTAGTCACCGTGGAGGATGATTTCATCACAGTCGTGCAGACCATTGAAGAGGGAGAGCAGCCAGGGCACAGCGTGCGCTTCTCTGCCCCTCCAGAAGAGGAAGCTGTGCAGAGGCTCcatcaggaggaagaggaggaggatatGGAGGAGGAGTCTGTTGAATTAGCACAGGAAGTTGAGATGGAAGCAGCCAGTCTGGAGGAGATTCCTGATGTCCCGGAAGCTGCTGAGTCCCCTGCCTCACCTGCGAAGGAGTCAGAGGTTGTACCCGAGTCTGAAATGCCTACTGAAAGTTATGATGACTACAAGGATGAGACTACTATTGATGATTCTATCTTAGACAGCTCCTGGATAGATACTCAAG ATGATGACAGGAGCATGGCCACTGAGAAAATTGAGCCTCTACCCAAAGTGCTGAGTCCTGCGAAAAAGCAAGTAGCTGAGAAACCTGTAAAGCAGAAAGCCAAGGGGGTCAGGGTAAAGGGTCGAGTGTCCACTCCTGAGCGAAAGCCAGTGCGTAAAGAGCCTCTTCCCCTTCCCCGGGAGGacataaagaagaaaaaag CTGTGATTAAGAAGGCTGAACTCcctaaaaaaacagaacctCAGACTCGCTCTCCCTCCCGGAAAAGTGTTCTAAAGACTACAGTCAGACATCCTAGGCCTGCCCAACATCATGTGTGTGCTAAGAGGAAACCCACAG TTTCTGCTGATGGACGGCAACCACTCAGTGTGGCGAGACACTCACGGGACAGGACTTCT GATGGAGGCTCACGGAGCCCAGAGAAGAGGTCATCCCTGCCCAGGCCTGCCTCCATCCTGACCCGACGCCATCACCCGGCCGAGCCTGAGGAGAGCTCCACCTCCATCACCAGTTCTGGGTCCACAGCTCCACGCCGGCCCACAT CTTTTCGAACTGAGGTCAGAGCAGAGTATAGGACGGGAAGAGCTCACAGCATTGCAGGCA GGACAGAGACGTCCCGGTCCCGCTCGGCCCGCAGTGGCAACTCCACACCCCGTACTCCTGGCTCTTCAGCCATCACCCCTGGCACCCCACCCAGCTACTCCTGCCGCACCCCGGGAACCCCCGGCACACCCAAATCCATCAGCCTGTTGTCCCAGGAGAAGAAAGTGGCCATCATTCGCACACCGCCCAAGTCCCCCGCCACCACACCCAAGCAGCTACGCGTCATCAACCAGCCACTACCCGACCTGAAGAACATTAGGTCCAAGATCGGCTCCACGGACAACATCAAGTATCAGCCAAAAGGGGGGCAG ATTCTGATTTTAAACAAGAAGCTGGACTTGAGTCATATACAGTCAAAGTGTGGATCCAAGGATAATCTGAAGCATTCACCCATTGGAGGCAAT GTTCAAATTCAGAGCAAGAAGATGAACCTGAGTCATGTGACGTCCAAGTGTGGCTCGCTGGATAATATTCGCCATCGGCCAG GAGGTGGAAATATTCGCATTGAAAGTGTGAAGCTGGACTTCAAAGAAAAAGCCCACGCTAAAGTGGGCTCTCTTGATAATGCCCACCACACCCCTGGTGGAGGAAACATCCAG ATTGAGAGCCACAAGCTTTCATTTCGGGACTCAGCTAAGGCCCGTGTGGACCATGGAGCTGAGATTGTTGTCCAGTCACCAGGGCTGTCCCCACAGCACCATAGCCACATGTCGTCCTCTGGCAGCATCAATATGCTCGAGTCCCCTCAGCTGGCCACCCTGGCAGAGGATGTCACCGCTGCCCTGGCCAAGCAGGGCTTGTGA